A window of Punica granatum isolate Tunisia-2019 chromosome 8, ASM765513v2, whole genome shotgun sequence genomic DNA:
TCTTAGGTAAGACATCGGGTGTAAGTTTCGTgattggagaaaattcacgatcGGGAGAGATTTATCTCTAAATTGGTCAATCTCACTTGAATGTAGATTAATcaaatctaataaatttcgaaaTAGTAAATGGTGGACAccgtagaaaaaaaaaacagagattTGTATAAgtgaatttaataaaaaaaatacttaaatTGTTTTTAAGAAAAGGGATGGGGGTGTGAGTGGGGAAAACCCACGCACTCGCCCACGCACTCGCCCCCTCTACTTGATGGACTTGGTTTCATAAAAAAGGGATGGGGGTGCAAGTGGGGAAAACCGACGCACTCGCCCCCTCCACTTGATGGACCTTCCTCTACTCGATGGGCCTGGTTTCAGATCCTTTCtaataatatgaaataaaatacaaaatatgtaaatttggTTTTCCAAATTAATCCCGCGGATATGACTACCCGCCCGGTCACCGACCTTTTCTGCCGTCTGTTCCTTCTCCATCTCATGATCCAATCAACGTGCCTTTCTCCCTCTCCCACTTCACTCTTTTGTCTCTGTCAAATCATCAACATGCCAAATAGTCATCGACCCTAAATCAAGTCGACATTTTTCCATTCATCAATTTCTTCATTATCttttcagataaaaaaatattacatgaATTTTATCATTCTTCGGTCCTTTTGCatgcattttttaattaatggtTTCGGAATTATAATTGTGACCATGTACATCTAATGTATCTGCCTGTGAAGTCTTGGTAGAGCTATAGTGGAGAACACAAGGTATAGTCATTGAGTTCAATGAGTTCCTTTTGTCTAAGTGTGTCCTTTTGCTCAGATGCTTGTTGCCAAAAAGTACAGCTTTGCTAAGGCATACTTTCATGGACTAATTTCTTTTGTAATACCCTCAAGGCCTACTTTTAGAGAATTTTTCATCATGTGTTTGTGCGTATCTTTTTCGATATACATTCTGAAAGTCATGTGCTCATACCTTATTCCACACACCTTTCGAAAGATGCACTTATTagcaattatatatacttGTTAGAGAATTCAATATTGGTAGACGAAGATTGCTCCTTCTATAAAAAGAGCTGGAAATATATTTTCTGAACAATAAACGTCCGGTCGATTTGATTATGGGTAAAATCCACACTGCAAAATGCACTATGATAGCACGCATGATCTCTCACCGTTGCATCTGTGAAATAAAATCATgtccataattttttattttttattttgtttggatGTGCACCCGGGTTTCCGGATGTTCAAAGCACCCTTGATTGATCAAGTTCGAGCCGAGTCagcccactaaggggtaaaactctctcaacgtGGCTTTTCTCCATTCGGAAGACTCAAATCCGATATCTCATTTAAGGGAAATAAGTTCGAAATCTCCGGGAAGCGCACTTGTTGGGAGGGAGAATAATCTTTAATGCTCGATCTCcagactggattagtcagacCCCATTGGGCTTCTGGTTACCAGgttacacaccgaaaaaaaaaagtttgaaattacttaaattaattcatattGGTTACaggttttaattaatttgaaagtagtgaaaaataataactCCCCCAGAGAGCCGTTCTTTTAAGATGCTTTCTGCTTTTGGGGGATAAGGGAGGGAGCCCGACATTACAGTAACATGGGAAGATTCAAGGAGCTTCAGGGCTAGCTAAGATAACTCTCTAACCTACCCCACTTTGTAAATAATAATTCAAGATGCCCGCAGTAGCAGtttgtatttattttacaTCAAAAATCAGCCTTAGATTTTCCAAAAAGTTCATCAACCTTCTTGGTCCGTTGTCcgtctctatatatataccatGTCCTCTTCTTTTATGTTTGCACATATATCTCACTATTGGGGAGCTGTGTGTTAGTCTAGCTAGGATCAATATAATCGATTTTGGTGATCGTAGACGTTTAATTCTTAGGAATAGAAATGGGAGTTGAAGGCACAGTGGAGTATTTATCGGATATGTTAAGCAAGGCGACGaagagcaagaagaagaagcaactCCAGACTGTGGCCCTCAAGGTCCGGATGGACTGCGAAGGCTGTGCACGTCAGATGAAGAGGGTTCTCTCTTCCGTGAAAGGTACCCGTAGCTCTCGTTGATCTTTGCCAAATGTAGTTTGATCATGATATTTTCCTTCTAACTGCAGGCATGTGCATGCTACGAGAGTCGGGGATAGAGATTATTCTCAAGTGCTCAGAATAAACTTAAATGACAAGCATCAAACAAGTGACGCATTTGTCCTGTCACAATGGTAAAACAGAACAAGAGAATCAATGGTTTGATCTTGTTGTGTTCACCCTAAAACACTAGAAAAATAGTGGGGCTAACTCTTTGAATTACCAAGTGCTATTGACCTTTTGAATTTGACTTTGTTGGAATTAACAAAAATCAAAACTGTAGAAGTTTCTCTTATGTTCAATTTTGACTATCCTGATCCCGTTTTTCTACCCTGGTGATATTGAGCCTCTCCCTTAATCATGCAAAACTAGTATAGTTAATGATCTATAATTTTTGCAGCCGTGAATATGGTGTGGTTTGGATAGAAAAATTTTGCGGTTAGTAAGCGGGTTCTGTATGAATTGCAAGGCTTCAAAACTTACCGGAAAGTATCTCATGATCAAGGATTAAATGACATTTGAATGAGAATTGGTTCTTCGCCAATAGGTTGAAACACTTCTATTTTCACCAAAAAGTACGtcaatttttcttcttgttcttaaGAATGGGGATTTAAGGCAGTAAAACTTATATTTATCCAGAATCAAAAGGTTTTAAGTTCAATTTTCAGGAGTGGACTTCCcctttatttctctttttctatTCTCATTAAGATCAGGAACCTCTCTTCTAactgaaataaataaatataagtatTTATATTGTTTCAAGCAAATTTTTCCTaccaaaaagtttcaattaaattttttttttcagcagCACATCCTGATATCCAGAAGCTAATAAATGGGCTTCGATTAATTGAGGTTCGAACTAGGTCGACCTATTGAAGAATAAAACTCTTCTAATCTTGAATATTTTCCTCCAAAAGACATCACTAAAGTAGTTAGTTATGGAATAGGACACAATTTACAATTTTATCCATTTTATGAATGTACTAATATTGGCAAAAGGGCGCACTGTTCTATTCCGTACAGGTGTTAAATTAGTGGATGTTGACTTGAAACAACTCAAAGTGACTGTCACGGGGTACATGAACCCGAAGAAGGTACTGGAAGCGGCTCAGTCCACGAAGAAGAAGGTTGAGCCCTGGCCCTATGTTCCATATACTCTAGTGGCCCATCCATACATCTCTCAGGCCTACGACAAGAAGGCACCTCCCAATCATGTCCGTAGCATCCCAGACACAGCTACCATTAATGAGACAGTAATTGAGGACCAGTACACCAGCATGTTTAGTGATGAAGATCCGAATGGTTGCTCTATCATGTGAGATGATTCCATATGGTTTTTCAGGATAAAAGTATGTTTGCAATGTGCAAACATGTAAGTTTTATCATGAAGCACAATGATGTTCGCTCTTATTGGAGTGCACGGGACCGTTTGTATATACATGTCGgctttctttttattccttcATGAGACCATTAAGGATACAATAATTCTGGTTGTTTTTTAGGCTAGATATTATACAAGTGCAAAATGCCACAAGTTCTCTTCTCATGTCAGAAAGCTCGAACAGAACAAACAGTTTTTCAATTGAAAACCAAGTGCGCTGATGTCCCATTGTCATGCTCATGAAAGAAAAGACATACTTAAAACACTTTAAATTTAGAAGTAGCTCTGCTAAACCTTGAGCTGGTAATGGATAGTTCAAAACAACATCCATTGATCGCATCAACAACTGTCAGGACCGGCATGTTTCAGGCAGAGTTGTACATCGACTGCCTCCCCTACACCAAGGaagaatctctctcttccGACCCTATCTACAGAGTTTGACAACTTTAGCTTGTGCATCACTCACCACCTCAGGTTGGCAAAGGCTACCTGCAGAGAAACTCAACATGACAATTAACATGCTGCAGTTAATGGTTATGAACGTGTATGATGTTTATGTCTTACTTTTACACCAGATGAGATCAATGACTTATGCAGTTCTTTGAGGGCAACGATCCCAGAAGTGTCTATGTTCATCACACCTGTTAGGGGAAAGCGCAAAGAAACGAGAAAACACCGGCACATTCAGGCTAGATATTGTAAGCAATGTCAGTTCGGTCATGTCTCCTAATTTATATCCTCATGGTCGAATTTATCTTTGTACATGAATCACCCCGGTGGATATATAGCTAGAAATAGGCGACCTAATGCTTTAGATTGTGTTTATCCTAGACATGTTTGATTGGATTTTGATGATGAATTTTGATGCCTGCCCAAAAATCAGGTCTCTAAATCTAATTCATCTTCCAGGCCCATCCAGCACCAGGTTAGTCCTAGAGTGAAAACCTTG
This region includes:
- the LOC116215864 gene encoding heavy metal-associated isoprenylated plant protein 24-like isoform X1, with product MGVEGTVEYLSDMLSKATKSKKKKQLQTVALKVRMDCEGCARQMKRVLSSVKGRTVLFRTGVKLVDVDLKQLKVTVTGYMNPKKVLEAAQSTKKKVEPWPYVPYTLVAHPYISQAYDKKAPPNHVRSIPDTATINETVIEDQYTSMFSDEDPNGCSIM
- the LOC116215864 gene encoding heavy metal-associated isoprenylated plant protein 24-like isoform X2, giving the protein MGVEGTVEYLSDMLSKATKSKKKKQLQTVALKVRMDCEGCARQMKRVLSSVKGVKLVDVDLKQLKVTVTGYMNPKKVLEAAQSTKKKVEPWPYVPYTLVAHPYISQAYDKKAPPNHVRSIPDTATINETVIEDQYTSMFSDEDPNGCSIM
- the LOC116215864 gene encoding heavy metal-associated isoprenylated plant protein 24-like isoform X3, coding for MTSIKQVTHLSCHNGRTVLFRTGVKLVDVDLKQLKVTVTGYMNPKKVLEAAQSTKKKVEPWPYVPYTLVAHPYISQAYDKKAPPNHVRSIPDTATINETVIEDQYTSMFSDEDPNGCSIM